The genomic region GCGGCAGCGGAATCACCATCGAGGATCGCGACGCCGTCCTCGTGCTCAACGGATCGCGCGGCACGGTCCAGCTGCTGCGCGTCACCTCGGACGGCGCCGTCGAGGCGCTCGTCGACGACCAGGTGGAGGTCACCGGCGTCGGCGTCGGGGGAGGGGCCGTCGTGGTCGCCCTCACCGACCCGCGCACCCACGGCGACCTCGCGCTCGTCCGCGGAGACCGCCCCGCCGACGGCGGATCCGCGCTCGTCCCGCTGACCGACTTCTCCGCGCCGCTGCGGGAGGCGGGCATCCGCCCGCTGCACGAGCTGGTGGTCGAGGGCCGCGACGGCTACCCGGTGCACGGCTGGGTCGTGCTTCCGGAGGGGGAGGGGCCGCACCCGGTCCTCCTCGTCATCCACGGCGGACCCTACGCCGCCTACGGCGTGCACCTCTTCGACGAGGCGCAGGTCTACGCCGACGCCGGCTACGCCGTGTTGCTGTGCAACCCGCGCGGCGCGGCCGGCTACGGACAGGCCCACGGCCGGGTCATCAAGGAGCGCATGGGCACGGTCGACATGCACGACGTGCTTGACTTCCTCGACGGCGCGATCGCCGTGCATGACGCCATCGACGGATCCCGCGCCGGCATCATGGGCGGCTCCTACGGCGGCTACCTCACGGCCTGGACCATCGCGCACGAGCACCGGTTCCAGGGCGCGATCGTCGAGCGCGGCTTCCTCGACCCGGAGCTCTTCACGGGCACCTCCGACATCGGCACGTTCTTCGGCGAGGAGTACACGGGTCACGACGAGGAGACGCGGCGCGCGCAGAGCCCGCAGGCGTTCGCCCACCAGGTGCGGACGCCGACGTTCGTCGTCCACTCCGAGGACGACCTGCGCTGCCCGCTGTCGCAGGCCGAGCGGTACCACCTGGCGCTCGTGCGCGCGGGCGTCGAGACCGAGATGCTTGTCTTCCCGGGCGAGGATCACGAGCTCAGCCGGTCCGGGCGGCCGCGCCACCGCGTGCAGCGCTTCGAGGCGATCCTCGACTGGTGGGACCGTCACCTGCCCGTCGCCGGCGGCGCGCGATGACCGACGGCGAGGTCGTGCGGCACGTCCGCGACACCGCGCGGATCCTGCTGGTCGACGAGCGCGACCGGCTCCTGCTCTTCCTCACGAACTACTCCGTCGACGTGGACCTGTCGCCGCGCTGGCTGACGCCCGGCGGCGGGATCGACCCCGGTGAGTCGCCCGCTCAGGCCGCCCGGCGCGAGCTGTTCGAGGAGACCGGTCTCCGGGTCGACTCCGTCGGCGAACCGGTGTGGGAGCACGACTACGCGCGCCGTCGCATCGACGGCGACCTCGACACCGGGCACTCGACGTTCTACCTGGTGCGCGTCGACGCGTTCGCGCCCGTCTCGGACAACTGGATGCCCGACGAGTTCGACGACATCCACGCGCACCGCTGGTTCGGGCTCGACGAGCTCGCGGCGACGGAGGATCCGATCGAACCGGCCGAGCTCGTGGACGTCGCCCGCGAGGTGCTGTCCCGGAGGTCGTGAGGCGGTCGCGTCCCGCTCTTCTCCGGGCGGATCCCTTCCGCCGATAATGCCCATTTGTCACATATGGCCGCTGTAAGACGCCCCTGACAGATGCGCACCCTTCGCCCAACGTCGTCGCAACAAGCGGTCGGCGCGTAGGCGGGT from Clavibacter michiganensis subsp. insidiosus harbors:
- a CDS encoding S9 family peptidase; this translates as MKTTDLDLLTSVSRPAVSPDGRLAVVAVTRPRVHADAYTGQLWEVTTDGSAPPRRITRGFRDTAPRLSPDGRVIAFLRAEPKGPPQLHVVSATGGETVALTDELLGVGAFDWSPDGSRLVYASRVAEPGRYGSVEGVSPAAEPARRIATTKYLANGLGWSTDRHTQLSLVELPELDAEPFVAAVPSGYPDAADPAVRGEGADATPSAAERAGVPKAVRLTDEPVDHDAPRFSADGSEVLFVASRHEGRDDDLLSGAYAVAVPAHGDAAAGLPEVRTVVSHEAGLGVAEVASVEGGRTYLLAQDLGESGVDFVARNTALYVLDADDAAPRVLTDAETVDLGGSGITIEDRDAVLVLNGSRGTVQLLRVTSDGAVEALVDDQVEVTGVGVGGGAVVVALTDPRTHGDLALVRGDRPADGGSALVPLTDFSAPLREAGIRPLHELVVEGRDGYPVHGWVVLPEGEGPHPVLLVIHGGPYAAYGVHLFDEAQVYADAGYAVLLCNPRGAAGYGQAHGRVIKERMGTVDMHDVLDFLDGAIAVHDAIDGSRAGIMGGSYGGYLTAWTIAHEHRFQGAIVERGFLDPELFTGTSDIGTFFGEEYTGHDEETRRAQSPQAFAHQVRTPTFVVHSEDDLRCPLSQAERYHLALVRAGVETEMLVFPGEDHELSRSGRPRHRVQRFEAILDWWDRHLPVAGGAR
- a CDS encoding NUDIX hydrolase translates to MTDGEVVRHVRDTARILLVDERDRLLLFLTNYSVDVDLSPRWLTPGGGIDPGESPAQAARRELFEETGLRVDSVGEPVWEHDYARRRIDGDLDTGHSTFYLVRVDAFAPVSDNWMPDEFDDIHAHRWFGLDELAATEDPIEPAELVDVAREVLSRRS